CCTGGCCGGGCACGCTTATGGCCGCATGCGCGGCGGCGAGGCCGACGCCGGGGCCCAGCGTCAAGTCGCCTTCACCATTGGCGTCATTGCGCTGGGTGCCAAGATGGCCAAGGCCGACGGCGTGGTGACGCGTGACGAGGTGGCGGCTTTCCGCGAGGTCTTTCATGTGCCGCCGGCCGAGGGCAAGAATGTCGCCCGGGTGTTCGACCAGGCCAAGAAGGACTCCCGCG
The window above is part of the Alphaproteobacteria bacterium genome. Proteins encoded here:
- a CDS encoding TerB family tellurite resistance protein, which translates into the protein MSIWTTIIGSAAGFALGGPIGALVGGLAGHAYGRMRGGEADAGAQRQVAFTIGVIALGAKMAKADGVVTRDEVAAFREVFHVPPAEGKNVARVFDQAKKDSR